From Brassica oleracea var. oleracea cultivar TO1000 chromosome C3, BOL, whole genome shotgun sequence, a single genomic window includes:
- the LOC106334771 gene encoding transcription elongation factor SPT4 homolog 1: MGEVAAQIPTSFGHELRACLRCRLVKTYDQFRDSGCENCPFFKIEEDPERIVDVTTPNFNGTISMMDPRRSWAARWLRIGKFAPGCYALAVSETLSEDMQSLCQEERVQYIPPKRI, from the exons ATGGGAGAAGTGGCTGCTCAGATTCCGACGAGTTTCGGCCACGAGCTCAGGGCTTGTCTTCGATGCCGCCTCGTCAAAACCTACGATCAG TTTAGGGATTCTGGGTGCGAGAATTGTCCATTCTTCAAGATAGAGGAGGATCCCGAGCGTATCGTCGATGTTACCACCCCTAATTTCAACGG TACAATCTCTATGATGGATCCACGTAGAAGTTGGGCGGCGAGATGGTTAAGAATTG GTAAATTTGCTCCTGGTTGCTACGCTCTTGCTGTCTCAGAGACACTCTCAGAGGACATGCAG TCACTATGCCAAGAAGAGCGAGTTCAGTACATTCCGCCAAAACGCATTTGA